The Labeo rohita strain BAU-BD-2019 chromosome 22, IGBB_LRoh.1.0, whole genome shotgun sequence genomic sequence aacctttcagtgaacagatcctaaaagaaccattttgaagaacatttgaaaaatctaaagaacatttattgcatttgaaaggttccatgttCAAAGTTCTTCATAGAatcattgatgccaataaacctttattttaatagtGTAGTTGCAAACAATTCCTTCTGTAAATCTAATTTGGTTCGTGTCATATGGGTTCTGAGTAAAAATCATGAGGATGTCACAATGCTAATGACAAAATTATGTAAACATATCAACATTAACAGATAACTAATAACTGAACACTTAGATCACCAGAAGATCTTCTTTGATAGCGTGAATTGCCCTAATGACTAATGACTGCTCCACCATCATATATGACTGGACATTTGAGAGGTTATGTGATTTTGAGCACATGACACCACAGCTTTGTCCAAAACAAAGTCTGGTTAttaagtactaatatgtacctttaaggtaccaaGGTACTCTTTAGGTACAAACGTGTACACTTTGAAAAGGTAcccaccccagtgacagcttctGTAGGCGATTTCTGAGAGTGTaggaaacatcctgaaattacTTTAGGGGCTTACATTGTAGGCTAccgcagaacctgattttaccaagctcgacatgttcctggatcaacatctttgttgaccctggaacaacattgtgattaatcagtcagatttgaaaaatcagtttatagtttttgtgaagtttaggcttacaatcagtgtttggtgcttgtacattagtgtcattcatctattatttcctctgattttagggattactcatgggtaagtgGGTaaatttttagattaaaatgtgtttaaaacaaaatatgttgacccaggaacacatctaactcagcaaaatcaggatgtGCCTAGGCTACCTCTGCCTCATTTCCACTTAACTTCAGGGTTACCAAGTTTCCACAAtaaaaacccacccaattgctactcaaaagtaGCACAATGGTGTAAAATtctaggggctaaatatcaccaTATTGAGGTCACTTCAActcgcggacatgaaaaacaacccatggcAACAGTGGTAGCCCAATCCCACGGGAAAACCAcgaacttggcaacactgcttatTTTGAGGACCATTAAAAATGCCCCATCTTACCCCACTCCGCCCtatattacagtaaaacaactGTTTGTAATAAGGAAAAACGACAGTCTaatggtgtgttcacaccaaaCCCGAATTTAATTATTCGCCcaagtagattacatacaaagtcaatgcacaGATGTGAATAGAGGTCAATTCACGCTGGACGATGCGAAATGCTCAATATTCGCCTCAAACGCGTCTTCCGCGCAAGTTCAAAAATTTCCACTCGAGCAGAAAATTTGCATTATTTGTTAAGCAATCAGGGAAGAGCTTATTGACAGATTGATCAGCAAATGGAAAAGAGCATTACTGTAGccataaatttataatataggTATCTAGagcatagaaaacagttaaaatcAGTTGTAGTGCTAGTTGTATTTTATTAGCATGGCTACAGAGATGCtgctaaaaatacaataataataatgtcagtGTATACAGCAGAGAAATGTAACACACATTAATGCAGGATTAATAGGCTACTCATCCGCCTCTGGGTTGCGTTTCCcaaaaagcatcgttagccaactatggtcgcaagttccgtcgttatcaacatagttcaacgattCGGTGTTTGccgaaaccatagttcaaaaCGATCATTTgcaaacagcgtcacaaacttacgtggtggaactacagctctcgacctgtggttagaaacATAGTTCCTTTTTTGTAAGACATATGGGCTTAATAAATTATGCTGttgggcacaataagcaagctGACATGCAatacaatctatatctttcgTTCGATCTAaatgttaatgcattttaatctgtatttttaagcttcctTGCAAGCGACGTTTTTGCATAGTGCACATGTGCAGAAATGCCTCCGatcaaataaagcgaaatgacacggaacaaaaaacagtaaattagtCGCCAGGTGCCATgtttaatatagctgcattttagagatgtctaataagttaaatagcataaattattactcggtgacgtcattaacaacggccctacactgttgaactaatgtggttgAAATGACGGAGATGTTGCGGAATTGCTTTGCACACAATATGCTAaacattcatgaaacttcagcCGCCACAGCTGcgatataaataatataaaaaataataaactaaacaaCTACACCGTGTCCGAACTACACACAACGTGACACGATTCCAGCGACAAGATGTCTACAGTGCGGCGTGACAGAATCGCTCAAGCCATTCAGACGCGCAGAAGTGCACTGCACTCCCAACGAAATGGACAAGTTTATAATCTACTTcataaatatgaaacatttttaacattattaaaactacaTACTGAGTGACTGATACCATCTTTGTCATGAAAAACGTATTGAGTGAGTTGCAGCTTTATATGTTTGcttcaatttattttcaagatctgaggtCAATTATCTATTGTTGCTTTCAGTATGGCTATAAATGTCACGCAATATAATATTCAAATTCACATTAAACACTTTTAACAATGCATCAAGCACATAATCAGTACACTCgctcaaatatatatttgcagaAAGCACATACTTCAAGTTCACTCAAGTTCACGCTGATATGATGTGATCCAACATGGCGCCGCGGATGGCTGCCTCTGTGCTTAGCTCTCCagttgttttagtgtttttgttcgtttttcctgtttttggttttgCAAACACGATCAGTTTTACCAGGGATGAACACACCACAAAATCTCCTACCGGTTTTCGATTATTCGGACGTTTTGCTGAACATTGTAGTTGGCGGAGCAGCAGCGCTGATCAGACGCTTTCGAACGCGCCGGCGCGCTCGTGAAGCTTCGTCAGCGTGGATTTAGGATGTCGCTGCCGGGCATACATCTTGCGAATCTCCGCTCTCTACCCAACAAAACGGACGAACTCCTTCTGCTCTCCCGGTCAAATAAGGATTTTTCACATTCTGCTGCTCTGTGTTTCACGGAAACCTGGCTGAACGCGGCTATACCGGACAGCGCGATTCATCTGGATATCAGCTGTTCAGAGGAGACCGCGACACGGAATCAACGGGGAAATCGCGTGGCGGCGGGACGTGCTTTTACATCAATGAGAGGTGGTGTACAGATGTAACAGTGATAAAAAATTTGTGCTGTTCTGATCTAGAAGCGCTTTTCATAAACTGTAAGCCGTTCTATTCGCCGCGAGAGTTTTGCTCGTTTATTCTCGTGAGCGTGTACATTCCACCGCACGCGCACGTAAACCTGGCGTTGCAGAAACTCGCCGATCAGATCACagagacagaacaacaacacccggactctgttttaatcattcttggggattttaataaagcaaatCTCTCACTTGAACTGCCAAAATACAGACAGCACGTTACATGTCTTACCAGAGACAGTAATATATTGGACCACTGTTACACCACAATTAAAGGAGCATATCACTCTGTCCCACGGGCAGCTTTGGGACTCTCTGATCACTGTCTGGTCCATCTTATACCAACCTACAGGCAAAAACTTAAATCTGCTAAACCTGTAGTTAAGACTGTAAAAAGATGGACCAACGAAACAGAACAGGTCTTACAATCCTGTTTCTATTTGActgattggagtgtttttgaAGCTGCTGCCACCGATCTGGACGAGCTCACAGAGACTGTTACTTCATATATCAGTTTCTGTGAGGATTTATGCATTCCTACCAGAACTTATCTAACATACAACAATGacaagccatggtttacagaaAAACTCAGACATCTTCGTCAGGCCAAAGAGGATGCTTACAGAAAAGGGGATAGAGTCTTGTACAGCCAGACCAGGAACACACTGAATAAAGAGATTGGAGTGGCTAAAAGGACCTATGCAAAAAGGTTAGAAGATCAGTTCACTTCGAATGATCCAAGTTCAGTGTGGAAAGGCCTGAAAACCATCACAAACTACAGGACACCATCCCCCAGCACTGAGGCGACTCAACGACTTGCTGAAGACCTGAATGAGTTTTATTGTAGATTTGAAAACCCCCACACCCGCTCTGATGATCTCTTCACACAACCATTACCACCTTCAGCAACCCCCCTCTCCCCCCGTCCTTCACTTCAAATCAGCGAAGATGAGGTGCGCCAGGTCTTCAGgaagaacaaaagaagaaaggCACCAGGCCCAGACAGTGTGACACCAGCCTGTCTGAAAACCTGCGCTGACGAATTGGCCCCCATCTTTTCACAGATCTTCAACAGGTCTCTGGAGCTGTGTGAAGTCCCTGACTGCCTAAAACGCTCAACCATTATTCCTGTTCCAAAGAAATCCAAGATAACAGGACTTAACGACTACAGACCTGTGGCGCTAACATCTGTCGTCATGAAGTCGTTTGAAAAACTGGTTCTGGCTTATCTGAAGGACATCACCGGACCCTTACTGGACTccctgcagtttgcttaccGAGCAAACAGGTCAGTGGACGATGCAGTGAACATTGGCTTGTACTTCATCCTGCAGCATCTGGGAAGACCAGGGACTTATGTGAGGATcctgtttgtggacttcagttCGGCCTTCAACACCATCATTCCTTCACTCTTCCACACCAAACTAAACCAACTTTTTGTTCCTAGCCCTATCTGTCAATGGATCACCAGCTTTCTGACAGATAGGCAACAGCTGGTGAGACTGGGGAAATTCACATCAAGCAGCCGCACCACCAACACTGGTGCCCCTCAGGGTTGTGTTCTctccccactgctcttctccctctacaccaatgactgcacctctaaagacccctctgtcaagctCCTGAAGTTTGCTGACGACACCGCGGTTATCGGCCTCATTCGGGGCGGTGACGAGTCTGCCTACAGACAGGAGGTAAAAGAGCTGGCTGTCTGGTGCAGACACAACAACCTGGAGCTGAACAAGCTTAAAACTGTAGAGATGATAGTGGACTTCAGGAGGAACCCCCCTGCACTTTCCTCACTCACCATCATGGACAGCACTGTGGCTACAGTGGAGAAATTCAAGTTCCTGGGATGTTTCATCTCCATTGTTAAAAAGGCCCAGGAAAGGTTGTACCTGCCAGCTGAAGGTTTAACACCACAGGAGTTGCTGAGACAGTTCTACTCGGCCGTCATCGAGTCTGTTCTGTGCACatcaataactgtctggtttggctcagctacaaaatcagacatcaGAAGATTGCAGAGAACGGTCCGGACTGCTgagaggattattggtgctccCCTGCCCACCCTTCAGGAACTATATACATccagagtgaggaaaagagctcagaaaatcactctggacCCCTCGCACCCAAGCCATCCCCTCTTTGAACTCTTACCATCCGGCCGGCAATACAGAGCCCCAAATATCAGGACTACCAGACGCatgaacagttttttcccccaggcAATCCACCTTATGAGCAGTTAAAATGTTCCTcccattgtgcaataaaaattTGTAGAATAATCTGACATCTACTGCTACCACCTCCACCCTAATACTCCCCTAACACATCCCTGCATTCCATCCTATCACATATAGCACGACTGTACATACCACCTAGTTAtttgtcaatttattttttacaaattataattattatattctattttattttggtctatttatattctatttatgttctatgtgtatttttcttattctcttatttttattgtctgtgcgttgttgtctctgtgtactggaagctaataacactgaaacaaattccttgtatgcgcaagcatacttggcaataaagctctttctgattctgattctgatttctGATTCTGAATTCAGCATTTTGATAAACAGTGGTTTAACAGTATTTCAGAATGATTTTATcagtgattaaaaaataatatttgtggttGAACGCCAGTgtgttttgtcatgttttcttgATGACCACGAAAAGAATTAAGATACAGATAGGAGCACGGCATCGTTAGAAACGGTGTCTACTTTTGtcttacttttaaataaaccaatttacatttaaaacaaatatgctCTGATTATATAATCCGAGTGAAGTACAGTTTCTCCTGTCTCATCCCATTATCGCTATGGTCCTGCATCACACTGACTGCTCTGTTCTCATGTTAATGATCTGATTAAagttggttttactatagtaaaagtgtggtAACCATGTTTTTGCAGGTTACCATTCATTTAATGGCAGCTTTACTACAAATGtcatggtatttatttatttagattatatttCTGTACGCTTACATAGCTGAATCACAATAAAGCTCACCTGAGTTTAAACTAGTTTGATTATAGTAGTCTATTTGTATAATTAGATTAGCCTACTAGGTTGTCTATGTGTAGTTTTATACTTGTACTTTATACTATATTTCTCTCCACTGTAGGCTATGTCTCAACATATAAAGCAGAATTACAATAAATGTTCACAGTAAAGGTGTTTCCGGATCTCAGCACCCGAAAGGAAGTTGCTCAATTGCACGTGAGAAAATCAAGCCAAGTTTCCTTAGAAAAAGCCAACTGATTCTCACAGCTGTAACACACAATACATATGTTTGTCCATGCCActgcattttctctcaaatagagttttgtgtttgcatttgtttgaaagttgagtttttctttgcaaagcagATTTGCAAAACACtggatttctttgatgaatattggCACAAAATTCACTCCATAAACTTACTGTTAGTTTTCTTGCTTGATATATGTGGGGAAAATCTTCTGCATATTGAAATGACTATTTCTCCCGCAGAAAGTGAACAAGGGTAAACGTGATCGCTTTTAACTTGCAGTTTTACGTCTCGACCACCAGAGGGCCAAATCTTCCATATTTTCATATGTTAGACGTGCAACACCGACAATTCATCCAACAGCATATTTGTATCTTGgtgtttattgtgaaatatgagaCAGTGTACTGTGGATTACTGTAGaatccacaaataaatgaatgatactttattcaaaatgtcaaaaaacacATTCTAAGAATGGCCGTTGAATTTCACTTCAACCTTccgttcttttttattttaggtattcatttaaacacacacacacaggccgCTCATGTTAACAGATCCAGGTCGCTGAACACAGCGTTTGCTGTGGTTGGGTCCGGCTGTGAAGGCTCTGTGGTGGTTGGAGGAGCTGTGGTGACAACGACCGGCTTGAACTCTTTCCAGGGTTTGGTTGGACAGTTGAGGGGTGTGTGTGGGGTCTTGCCGATGCTCTCCTTGGATTCCTCTGAGGATTCTTTGACTTTCGTCTTTGAGGTAAATTTTCTGATAGGCATAATCCTAAGAGGAGTCCAGCCTGGTGGCCGTTTAAATCTTCCCCCGCTCTGAAAACGAGACGTTGGCAATGAATGGGTTTATTGAAAATGGATCGCAATGCTGtggaaaataaatgatttgatGGGGTGGCTCACCTTAGTAACTGTCATACATTCAACATGCACCTCTGGGACCTCGTGTCTCCAAGGAGCCACATCCACAGTAGAGTTACACTGCAAAATCTCCTAAACAACAACCCTATGTAAGATGCTACAAGTACACACTCAAATTTGATAAAGAATTTCAACATTCCATCAGACAAAGAAcaatttttgtgttgttttgtgccATCtcagactaaattaaaaatattaaattacactcgtgtttaaaatatatatgcactGAGTAATTTTGGATGGTACCGTTTTCTCTTGCAGCGGGTGGCACTCCTCAGTAACCACTTTAAATTCTGTCCTGGTGCAGTTGCTCTTCTCAATCGCAAACTGCAGTTTATACCTGAATCCAGCAACCACCTACACACAGATCAACAACACCCACAACATTAACCTTGATAGTCCTGAGGTCAACCAGTCTACATTTGACCAAGTTGACGAAAAACAATCCAGTGGATTAAAATAAGGTGATTTCACATTCGTACCTGTGCATTTGGAAGACGCCTCTACCCAAAGTCACTAGTGCATTCAAGCAATTGGTTTTATCAGTGAACACATTCAAAATGTGTCATTGGTGTCACCCAGTGCCAAACTCTACCAGCTGAGTGACAGAAACATGAAAAGAAATACCTGTTTTGTTGCAGATGACAAGCCCTTCAAGATGAAGAAGTGCTTGTGGTTGATTAAGCCGTTGGCTGTCCTCAAAGAGTGTATGAGCGGTTCCCTCAGTTCTTCATGATGTAAATCGATCTTCTCAGGGCAGCCCAGACAAGGGGCGACTTTAGAGGTAATAGCTGGTTCGGCTGAATGTTTAGAAAAGTGAGTAAAATTTAATATATGCTTTGATAGAGGC encodes the following:
- the kng1 gene encoding kininogen-1, encoding MMRDKILMLFALAWLYSSGGHGQTDIKIPCDGKRVENVVNLTLSTHNKILTEGAKLALYEILEATKVQNESSETVFVRFTSRETDCPAGGDKVWHECDYLQEADKALRICHAKVQFKEGSQQLLLHDCSAEPAITSKVAPCLGCPEKIDLHHEELREPLIHSLRTANGLINHKHFFILKGLSSATKQVVAGFRYKLQFAIEKSNCTRTEFKVVTEECHPLQEKTEILQCNSTVDVAPWRHEVPEVHVECMTVTKSGGRFKRPPGWTPLRIMPIRKFTSKTKVKESSEESKESIGKTPHTPLNCPTKPWKEFKPVVVTTAPPTTTEPSQPDPTTANAVFSDLDLLT